A single Anopheles funestus chromosome 2RL, idAnoFuneDA-416_04, whole genome shotgun sequence DNA region contains:
- the LOC125763962 gene encoding zinc transporter ZIP9, with the protein MDETAMLFALVIVMLVGSYLAGNIPLIMSLSEEKLKNVSIFGAGLLVGTALTVIIPEGIRSLYDERSLEQAAKGPGTSSGLPVDEHKHEHSNDEHSATIGLSLVLGFVFMMLVDQVSSRRTEGSSERNLTATIGLVVHAAADGVALGAAATTSHSDVEIIVFLAIMLHKAPAAFGLVSFLLHEGVERDRIRKHLLIFALAAPALTLLTYFGIGSEQKETLESLNATGIAMLFSAGTFLYVATVHVLPELTHRSDHGHGHSHAHHHGNYSLLEQQPPSSSAAVSGKPSPSSGGPGGLKNYELGLLILGALAPLFLTLGHHH; encoded by the exons ATGGATGAAACAGCGATGTTGTTCGCGCTGGTTATCGTGATGTTGGTCGGGTCCTACCTGGCCGGAAACATTCCCCTTATAATGTCACTGTCGGAG GAAAAGTTAAAGAATGTGTCCATATTCGGAGCAGGTTTGCTGGTTGGTACGGCTCTGACCGTTATTATACCCGAAGGAATCCGATCTCTGTACGATGAAAGATCATTAGAACAGGCAGCCAAAGGGCCCGGAACATCATCTGGTCTGCCGGTAGACGAGCACAAGCACGAGCACAGCAACGATGAGCATTCCGCTACGATAGGCCTGTCCCTGGTGCTTGGATTCGTGTTCATGATGCTCGTGGATCAGGTGTCCTCACGGCGTACGGAAGGTTCGAGCGAACGTAATCTTACTGCCACAATTGGACTGGTGGTACACGCCGCTGCGGATGGTGTGGCCCTCGGAGCGGCCGCCACCACAAGCCACTCGGATGTGGAGATCATTGTGTTCCTCGCCATTATGTTACACAAAGCACCGGCAGCATTCGGACTGGTGAGCTTTCTGCTACACGAGGGTGTTGAGCGAGACCGGATTCGAAAGCACCTCCTCATCTTTGCCCTTGCCGCACCGGCACTGACCCTTCTGACATACTTTGGCATCGGAAGCGAACAGAAGGAAACGCTCGAATCGCTCAATGCGACCGGAATTGCAATGCTGTTTTCGGCTGGAACCTTCCTGTATGTGGCCACTGTGCACGTCCTGCCAGAGCTAACGCATCGTAGTGACCATGGACACGGGCACAGCCACGCGCATCACCACGGAAACTACAGTTTGCTGGAGCAGCAACCACCAAGCTCATCGGCCGCCGTCAGTGGGAAACCGTCCCCATCGTCAGGTGGTCCGGGTGGACTGAAAAACTACGAGCTGGGTCTACTTATACTTGGTGCTTTGGCACCATTATTCTTAACGCTAGGTCACCATCACTAG